Below is a window of Saccopteryx bilineata isolate mSacBil1 chromosome 11, mSacBil1_pri_phased_curated, whole genome shotgun sequence DNA.
AGCCTGCAGACCACCACCTTCTATTTCATTGTCTCTCTAGCCCTGGCTGATATTGCTGTCGGGGTGCTGGTCATGCCTTTGGCCGTTGTCATCAGCCTGGGCATCAAGATCCACTTCTATAGCTGCCTTCTCATGACCTGCCTGGTGCTGATCTTCACGCACGCCTCCATCATGTTCTTGCTGGCCATTGCTGTGGACCGATACCTGCGGGTCAAGCTCACGGTCAGGTAACCTGCTTGGAGAGGGGTGGTGTGGGGCAGTGACAGAGGCACCTGGGAAAAGGGACTGCAGAATTCAGATCCCAGACTTATTTAAGTGGAAACAAATCTGACTTGGCCTCTGAGCTTGAAAGAGGTTCTTTTCACCACTTGGTGTATGAGGGGTTTAGCTACGATGGGCTGAGACtcaagaacaaaaaatcaccgaCTGAGGAAGTGTATGCTCTGTCAGCCGGGGGAGCTAACAATGACTAAAGCTTGATGCACCTttaattagttaaaataaaaaaaagctcttGACTTTTAGAAGTGATAGAAACTTACTAGATAAGATAAGATGCACACAGATCAGAGTAAGAGGAGATAAACTCATGCTTTTGTTCATTGCACATGTAGGTTATTCTACAGTTGTTTTAACTTTGCTTCCTCTGCCCTGTTGAGAAGGGGGCCAAAAAGAGTTCTCTGTTGCACAAAGTAGTGACAATCTTTCATGCAACCATGTGAATGGAACAGACCGCCCAAGGGAGACATCTGATTCCCCAGGTGCCCTGACTGCACGGATCTgtgtttctcctctcccctctggaGCAAAGAGCATGACAAGGAAGCTTGAGACAAGCTTCTGATGTGAAcaagcctgggttcaaatcctagatCTCAATATCTGATCTTGGGCATGAGATAGAACTTTTTCTGTTTAAGTCCCTTATCATAGCATCGCGGTTAGGACACTGTGCGCCCAGCCTCGCCTCTTTTCAACCTTAGCTTCACCACTTCCAGCTTGTACAAACGACTTAGCTTGCCTGATTcatttttctcacctataaatcGGAGACAGTGATTGCACCTTGCTCGTATGATTGAGTTTGCATACACAAAGCTCTTAGaaaaatgcctggcacacagtctGTGCTCAATTAATGGTAACTCTACCCTTTATTTTCACTATTATCATCATGAGGAAATGGAGATTATCATAAAAACAGCCCCAGTTTGTTGTGAGATTTCATCCAGAGAAAGTCTGCTGAGTGCACAGTACTAAACAAAGCCAATGTTGTCAGGAAAGGTGATTTAAGGAGAAATGGTGACTCTCTCATTGAGCTTTCTATGTTCCTGGAAGCGTTTCAACATGACCTGCCCAACTCCATGGATTCATTTCAATCAAACACCAAGTGTGGGAATCAGTGTAAGAAGAGAAGCAGGGCATTCAAAGAATGAGGGGGTGGCTGGGAGGAAGAGTATAATTAAAGGACATCAgtacaacaaacaaaataaggcAGGCAAACACGCTTtcaggtcaggcctgaccaggtaagCAATCCCAGGAGACTTAGATGGTTCCTACCTCCTAGGAATTGGAGAATTCTTGGGCAGGAAATGGATTTGTGAGTGGGGTGTGGAAGCCCCTGAGTCTAGATAACATATTCCTGATCCATTATAGAtcatactttgtgtgtgtgtgtgtgtgtgtgtgatagagacagagagtgatagagagaaggacagacagacagaagggagagagatgagaagcatcaattttttgttgcagcaccttagttgttcattgattgctttctcatatatgcctttactggggggctacagcagactgagtgacctcttgctcaagccagcaaccttgggttcaagctggtgagctatgctcaaaccagataagcttgcattcaagccagccacctcggggtttcaaacctgggtcctctgcatcccagtccaacactctatccactgcaccaccacctggtcaggctagatcgtACTTCTTTAGAAAGCTGCCCCACAGAAGTCTGTGGATTGTTCTCTAATTATGGTCTGCTCATCATGTCTTCATATGTAGTGGCGTTTAGCCGAAATCACCATGGAATACCTGcattctccatccctctctccttgGCCAGCTGCATCTGTCCCCCGCCCTTTAGCCAATACTGTGAACTCACCCACTCCTTTCCATCCAAACAGATACAAGAGAATCACCACACACAGAAGAATATGGGGTGCCCTGGGCCTTTGCTGGCTGCTGTCCTTCCTGGTGGGGTTAACCCCCATGTTTGGCTGGAACATGAAACTGTCCTCCGAGTCCTACGGAAATATGACCTTCCTTCCTTGCAAGTTCCGTTCCGTCATGAGGATGGACTACATGGTCTACTTCAGCTTCTTCACCTGGATTTTCATCCCCCTGGTTGTCATGTGCACCATCTACATTGACATCTTCTGTGTCATTCGGAAAAAACTCAATCAGAACTTTTCAGGCTCCAAAGAGTCGGGGGCATTTTATGGACGGGAGTTCAAGACAGCCAAGTCTCTGTTTCTGGTTCTCTCTCTGTTTGTTGTGTCCTGGCTGCCGATATCTGTCATCAACTGTATCATCTACTTTCACGGGGAGGTGCCAGAAGTTGTGATAAACTTGGGCATCCTGCTGTCCCATGCTAACTCTATGATGAATCCTATCGTCtatgcttttaaaataagaaagttcaGGGAAACCTATTTCTTGATCTTCAAAGCCTTTATGACCTGCCGGCCCTCTGATTCCTTGGACCCAAATGTTGAACTGATTTAATAGTCATCCATGAACGATGACCGTCTGTCCCATTGATCTTCAGAGTCAGTGTCAGcacaagcttcaggtcctatccACCGGGGCCATGGTCTTGCACATCCTTGATTCCTTCCACTGATGGGAGCATTTGTACCTCTTCTACTTCCGTCTTCCTCTAATTCAATTACGTTTTTTCTGGTCCTTCCTCTGGATGCCCCACTTGAGGACAGCGTTCTGTTGTTAACATTGTCTGTGAGCCTCCTTCCCAACCAGAAGTCATGGAATCAAAGGACGCCTCTCTGACTTCCTGACAGAAGGCCCTTTCAAAGCTGGGTGTGTATGGATGGTGACTCAGGCCCTCTCGACGGCGGAACTGAAGCAGAGAACCCTGCTCTCAGCAGGTCCCTGGGAGGTGGTGGCAACAGCAGTGAACTGAGTTTAAGGGTTTGCTTAAATGACTGAGTTCACCTGTCAATgtagatgagtaaataaaagaTGACAGCCAACTATGATGTAGCTCTTTGCTGAAGGTCAGTGTCACCTGGGGCTTGACGATCCGGCTGGCTGATGGTGGCATTCAGGCTGCTTGCGACCTGGAGCCCTGTGGCACGTTCACTGTGTGAATTCTGGGGCCCTCACCCCTCGTCTCAGAACACTCTGCTTTTTTTCTCCTGGGCTGATCAGAGCATTTGTCAACCTTATGTTCCATTCACTGATTGATAAAGAGGAAATGACTGTCCCTCTAGAGCTCAGTCCTGTATTTCCTCTGGTGTTTCTTTGTAACAGGAGCAGTGGGAGTGAGCAGAACGGGACCCTGCTTACTTGTTATCAGCCGAGCACTTTCTGTGCACTAAACACTTGGCATACATCATCTTTTTAGGTCTTGGTGATCCTAGAGGTAGGCACCCCAGTacggtggtaccttgagatatgaacagaccaacatacgatttttttttttaagatacgagctgcgactcgttctgtatttttgttccagATCCGAGtggaaattctgagatacgagtcgtgatttaggaagctgccgctagttggcgcattggcgcacaggtccagtatcggcagttgactgacttacgagctcggttacagaacgaattaaattcgtatctcaaggtaccactgtatccaCATCTCCACATTGCAGATGAAAGAACTGCAGCACAGAGAGGTTGGGAAACGTGTCCAGAGTCACACAATTAACAAGTAGGAGAACCAGGATTTAAACTCACCCCTGCCCTAGGGGGAAACCCCCGGCTTCTCACCACCTGTTCTCAGATATGAAGAGGGACTTGGAAGGTCTCCAAAGTCCAAACTGTCAAGTTCACCTAATGTACAATTAGCAGATACCTGGGCATAAGTTACCATTTGTAAACTGTAGGActgctggttttttgttttattttgcctcCGTTGGTAGTGACGATCTCTCATTAAATAGGACACTATATACAGGGATAGAGTCTAAGTCACGTCATTCACTGAGTGTGGCTTTGGAGAGGTCAGTGGGCATTTCTGGCTTGGTCTGTCTGGATTTATTATATCTGTGGACTCTTGCTCCCGAGACAATATATGAACTTGATGAGAACAGTAAGATGGGGATTTCAATTAAACCACGTCCAAGGGGACAACGGTCCTAAAGTTTTTATGAATTCTTATCCAGTCCTGAAGGTTTATCCTCACCCCAGTCTTAGGCTGGAGCCTGAAAGCCATATTTATCTGCTTAACATTTCAGGGAAGGGTCCTTGTTTCTCCTTCTGTCCCCCCGGGAAGAACTGACCTGATCGGGGAAGTCTCAGCTGGTCACCCCACCACCCACCTCCCGGTGTCACTTACAATCCTGTCTCGGAGACAGAGGGCTGGAACAGAACCCCCGCTGTTCCTGCGGGTGCCTCGGAGCGGGACACGGTTGGATTCCTGACTGGCTTCCCTTCAACAACTTGGGGGCTATTCTCCCTTAAGAATTCAACCCGCTCCCCAGTTTTTGTCACAGTGGTATCCTCTTACTTGATTCTACACTTTCCcctctgaattaatttttgtgtttagTTAATATGCCCCTCCAGGACCAGGCCCTGGGGTTCCCTCTGGGGCTGCTGGGCGCCCTGGCACACACGTGTCTGCCAGGAGCCGCCTCTGCCCGGGTGGCAACTTGAGAGAAAGAAGTACAGATCAGTTCTCAGTTCCCGGGGATTTTCACATAAGCTTCTTAATTTACAATCCCGAACTTAGTTGCTATAGTAACAGTCAGCACCTGCCCTTTTTTGGACACTTGATTTAAAGTGATCATTTCCCTCCAAACAGAACAGCAGGTCCGTCTGCGTCATCTGATGTTATCACAGGAGCTTCTGAGGTCCAGaaaaacatgtttgtttgttttctctctctcttcctcttctgtccttctttttcttcctgatggaggtttctttgtttttttggttttttttttttttttttttttactcaaatgaGTATTTCCTGAGCTACAGTGTTCCATCAGCTCAGAAGAAGCCCTTAAAGTGACAATATCCTTTGGAGTGAATTCAAAAAAAGATGAACCAAGATTCATGGGGTGAGGAGCTTGGGGAGAAGCGGTGAGGTTCACCCTGGTTTTGGGGTTAGAGAGACTGTCACGGGGGCTCCCGACTCTATCTCCTCACCAGCTCCCCACAGTTGAGCAGTCAAGGAATAAAGTGAAAAGACCAATGAGACAAAACCGAGGTTGCTTCCTCTTCCCCGTATGATTTCACTGGAACAAAGACATATATTGAGTAGCTGGGTTTAtttacccattaaaaaaaaaaaaaaatcaagtcagcTACGGAAACAAGCGAAGGCcaaatgagaaaagcaaaggCTATTTATTCTGAGTTGACTGCAACAAGGGAGTCAGCCGTGTCACTTGAGCCTTGGCAGAGACTCTGGGCGGACAGAGGCGTTGGAGGGCTCTATGGGGGGAAGAATGGGGACTTCAGGGCGCAGACTGGAGGCTGTTGTCCTGGGGACGGTGTAGGTGGGCTAACTACAGGGGGCCTCCTGGGTGCTGGGTTAGGGGAGCGTATTTGACCTTCTCCGGCTGGTCCCAAGGCGAATATGAGGGAAGCTGTCGGTTATTATCAAGTCctggccatctggggctgttTACTGGGGCTGTTGTGGTGGTCGGGGCTATTGCTAAAGAGGCTGGCCCGACTTCCTGCCAGCCTGACTTGGGGCACTTCCTGGGCCTCTTTCTGTAGATAAGGGGCTGGTTTTGGGGCTAGTTTTGTGCCGGCTCACACACTGCCCAGGCTGGGCACATGTGCTACTGACAGTTTCATATGCGACcccctaacccagtggtccccaacccccgggctgcagaccaataccggtccgtgggccatttggtaccagtccacagagaaagaataaataacttacattatttctgttttatttatatttaagtctgaacgatgttttatttttaaaaaatgaccagattccctctgttacatccgtctaagactcactcttgacgcttgtctcggtcacgtgatacatttatccgtcccaccctaaaggccggtctgtgaaaatattttctgacattaaaccggtccatggcccaaaagaggttggggaccactgccctaacccCACCCCCCAGTGAGGCTCTCGGGCCAACTTGGGAGCCAGGAAGTTAGGAATCTCCTGATTTGTCTTTATCTCATCTAAGGAGGAATCAGGCCTTCCAGCATGGTGGACGAACAAGGGGAATGGTGTCCAGTGAGACCCAGAACGTTGGCAGGGTGAGGCACTGTACACACGATGTGTACCCGCAACGGCGTGTGCACGTGGTCCTCAGAGTGTGTGCAGAGCTTTGTGTTGAGGTGGATTCATTCAAGATGGGAATATCTATTCCTGCTTTGAGCTCCGCCAGAAAGCCCAGGATTTTTCTCTGTTGCCCCATTTTATTCTCTCAGTTTATGTCCGCGAATGACATCCCTCTGCTAAGGTCCACTTGTTCAGGGCACACCCTGGACACCTGCCCATGGCAGCAGGGCCTAAATTAGCTGGTCATCCCTTTTTCCTTGGTTTCCCCAA
It encodes the following:
- the ADORA3 gene encoding adenosine receptor A3 — translated: MTFNSTAGWLADISYITMEIIIGLCAIVGNVLVIWVVKLNPSLQTTTFYFIVSLALADIAVGVLVMPLAVVISLGIKIHFYSCLLMTCLVLIFTHASIMFLLAIAVDRYLRVKLTVRYKRITTHRRIWGALGLCWLLSFLVGLTPMFGWNMKLSSESYGNMTFLPCKFRSVMRMDYMVYFSFFTWIFIPLVVMCTIYIDIFCVIRKKLNQNFSGSKESGAFYGREFKTAKSLFLVLSLFVVSWLPISVINCIIYFHGEVPEVVINLGILLSHANSMMNPIVYAFKIRKFRETYFLIFKAFMTCRPSDSLDPNVELI